The genomic segment tgcaaatgcgagtagataaataggttctACCTCGGTGGGACGGtaaaaacagcattccctagtcacgctggccacgtgacaacggaaactgttttcggacaagcgctggctctacggcttgaaaatgggatgagcaccaccccctaaagtcggacacgactggactgaaaatatcAAGGGAACCTGTGTAGCACATCAATAAAATGGTGTTTAATTTTACTGTTGCTAATCTTTAACAGCCAATACTATTgattggaagaggaggaggaagaggagatgaaGAAGTACTTGTTATTTCTTAAAAGCACCTGACTGGTTGGAAATGGCCTGAAATGTAAATGCCAATCATTTGCTATCAATGTAGAAATTAAAATCTGGGGGAAAAAGACAAAGTTTGCTCAAGTAGATGATTTTGGCTTCCTTGTGGGGAGAAGGTCTCAGCTGCTGGACGGATGGTTTGCTGCCCTGGAACAGCATAGCTGAGTTTGCCTCAATGTCCTGGATGGTGTGAGACTGTCCCGGGTCACGTGACTAGTTTGGGTGAGGGAGTCCAGTTATTTAAGCAAGCACTCCCCTTCATTCGCCCTCTTTCCTGTTTGGGCACCCACCCGTCCTCCctaattctagtgtgatttttatgGTTGCCTTTTTGGaaccggataggaatttttgaccttcatcctgattggcttttggatgtggggattttttgcctattccacactggagaaggattgttggcatttttggtggttgatttcgtcacactggcaggtagtgtggaaaaacaggtaGTCTCGGTGTGTCCtgtttgtaattcaggtaagccaacagtgcatccgacctcccagctctgcagatcgtgcgattacagggctggtgcagggaagatgcactgggccatttccggaccaacagtcatcaattaaagatgtcttgaggtctggggtgtttattagcggccggtcgggttcctgctgtctgtaagaccactggaacctggggccggggactcgcccaatgacagatcaaggggtatttggatacctccACCTtctcctgtttccgcactacagcaggccccctcttttgataatgtttgaagatatagattgatgtgatttgatttaataaagtgtggcccatatttaatccatatcactgtctcacgtctttattccgggactgggggggggggaatgcagtaTATAAATGAAACTAATAACTATAATGATTTTGAGCTTCATGACATTCGTAACACAGTTGGTGGAATTCAATGTGCTCTCCAGTTTCTGATATTACTTAACCTCTTAAAGCTTACACTATTTAGAACTGTTATGTGCTGTAGTGAGAATTTCATTCATTTGCTTGCCAGTTATAAAAGGTATGTTCTGGAATGCCATGAATGATTAACATACTATATGTTTCTTCTTATATGCCTGAAGTGTTGGTAACTAGCTCTTACTATTCCATTGGCAGCTTATACCCAGCAGTTGGAAATGACATGCtagatttaaaatattaatgGTAAAGTTGTGATTTTCACATAAAATATGTGGACtgagtctgatttttttaaatggcagtatTTTGTAATGTGTCCTCCTATTTATCACCAAAaatagcaatttaaaaattaatgtattaactaaatacaatggctgaaatccactgtgtcacaactagagtaggcccgttgatTTAGtgggacttatggaggagttgacccaccaaatccccactgagtcaatagtcttactctagttgtgacttactactcgTTTTCACCCATTATTTCAGAATCATGTTTATGCTCAACAAAAATAGGAATGCAGCAATTGATACAAAGGAAGTAATCTTATATTGAATCAGACAGTTAGCCCATTTAGCCTTGTACTGTTGACATGGAAAGACAATGGCTGTCTGGTATTTTAGGCAAGATTCACCCCACCCCAAACTGCCCTAACAAAAACTGGACTGGAACTTCGTGCATGGAAAGAATAtgctctcaccccccccccccccaatcttacAATCTTTTTAAGGAAATTGTCAGAAAAGaaattttaatctgtttattaTTGATGTCGAAGTGGGAAAACTGGCCCTCTAGATGGTCTTTGAGTGCGATATCCATATTCTCCCTGTTGGCTGGTGGCAACTGCAGTcacagaacatctggagagccccaGGTTGCTCACCCAGAGTTATGTATTCAAATATAGTAGGCCACAATGtttttgcagcattttgaacaATACATAATTCCTCTAATCCTTTGATTGGGATCAGTGTGGAAAGTTACACCATTATGGAGGTTCACATATCACAATGTCAGATTTCAAAAAACCACAACATGGTTTATTGTGAACCTGATCATGTTCTATGATCTTCAGCTTCCATTTTGGTGCACAAAGAAAACTTGGAAGCTGCTGGTCCTGAGGTCTGTGAGTTGCTTGCTGTGTGTTTCTATGGATTCCATTTAATAATAAAGCACAtctttatttgacttttataccacccatctggctgcaaggacactctgggaggtttactaTATAATAcaacaaagcaataaaacaatagCACCaacactattaaaaaaaaatcagacataatACTTATACAAAAATCAAGATCAAAATTACAATATACCATCACAATAAccaaaacaacaagaacataaacataaacacaaataaaagcaaacaacaaaaataatttaacaGGCAAGATGGTGAAACAACAATAAACGCTGAGACTGCCACTGCATTATCATGATGTAATTtctggaaaagcctgcctgaaaagccatgtcttaAGGGATCATTTGAAGGTTCCGAGGGAAGGGGCCAGACGGATTTCAGGcaggagtttgttccagaggtggGGAACTgggaaggcccagtttctagtcttctctctctctctgggcctcTCAATCACCCCACCTGAGAAAATCAGGTAGACTGGGCAGATCTTGACGGGAGGAGGTGCTCTGTAAAACCTGACTATATTCGTAAGCGATCAAGAAGAAATTGTAGCTGATCCAAAAGAGTGCAGAGCACATTTAAGACAAGAAAGACTGACAGTTATAGACTTTGCCAACTTATCCCGGAATAACCACGCGAGACCAGgtatatgggttaaacatgggccacactttattaatattcattcGTATTCCATGAACATGCTAATCCTCTgaggaaaaaggggggtcctgctgtagtgcggattcaaattctCACTGGGTAACAGGTTGGCTCTTGCCCAGCTGCAAGGCTGggctcaggcctcagttattcccttcGTTATCAACATGGAATAACTGACGGTCTCCGAATTTCCCCGgacccctttgttctctctgtaccTTTCGCGGGTCCGGTAgcgtccccagcgcatctttacCTTCCAGCACCACGGTTGCCTACCCGGGCATGCTACTGGTCCAGATGCGCTGGAATTTGTTGCCACTACCCCATAAAACAATATCCAGtacctttgaatccgcactacccgccctgTGTGACCAAATGCTACCACCTTCGTTAGGCCAACGCTCCtagtccagtgtgggataggcgaaaaatccccgccTCCATTGGCCAATTGGGtggcgggtcaaaaattcctatccggcccccaatagggcgaccagctaatctcacactagtaaatagggcgggcgggtgggttgcCAGTTCAGCAATGGCTGCTGAAGAACAAAGGGGGTGACCCCCTTTAAATGCCCTCTGACCTGCCCACGCCCCTTAGCCGTCCTTGCGTCCGGCCACCTGACGTCACGCGTTAATCCGGGCAAGCTGCCAAAGCCCCGCCACGATGATTGGATCCCTCTGGTCCCTCATCGGCGTGAACATTGCCAACTTATCCCGGAATAACCACGCGAGACCAGgtatatgggttaaacatgggccacactttattaatattcattcGTATTCCATGAACATGCTAATCCTCTgaggaaaaaggggggtcctgctgtagtgcggattcaaattctCACTGGGTAACAGGTTGGCTCTTGCCCAGCTGCAAGGCTGggctcaggcctcagttattcccttcGTTATCAACATGGAATAACTGACGGTCTCCGAATTTCCCCGgacccctttgttctctctgtaccTTTCGCGGGTCCGGTAgcgtccccagcgcatctttacCTTCCAGCACCACGGTTGCCTACCCGGGCATGCTACTGGTCCAGATGCGCTGGAATTTGTTGCCACTACCCCATAAAACAATATCCAGtacctttgaatccgcactacccgccacagcaatgGGAATAGCCTACTATTCCCTACGTCCAGACCCTGCTCAGACAGATGCACTCCGTCCGGCCTGTACAATTCCGGCCTATCGAGCCGTATTCTGTGGTGCCCGATCACCTGACCTAGGCTGCCACAGACTGCTCTGCCGACTTCTCTGTTGACACTCCTCCGGGCCTTGTTTACAGACCAAAAGTGTCTCGCCCTTTTCCAAATCCAGCAAGGGATGATGGTCGACCACACCAGCCGCATCTCCGGATACGTGCGCCTCAGCCAGCTGAGGTCACGCACCACATCGCTGATCAGTGCCTTTCCTGGGTACTGAGCCAAATCGTTGCCACCCAGGTGTATCAATAACACGTCTGGTGGTTGCCTACCAAAGGCGGCCGCTCGGCAAAGCTGACTACACAGCATGCCGCGGCACCCCTTCCACTCCACAAGGGCTCGGTCATCGaggcccaggttgctcccccatggggatgtggcagcataTCTCCCTGCCCAGAACACGAAGCTGTGGCCGATAATGATGATGTGGCTCCTCCTCCGTACCTGCGGAGCACCTGAAAGACACAACAAAGTAGGCTTCTTGCCTACGCGTTAGGTAGCGGCCGGATATAACGTCGGTAAGATTTCGACGCCCAACGGCCAATCCGCTTAATGTCCATTGGTTGGTAGCCGAGAACCGCCGCTGTTGATGCGGCCCCgattctgaatgaatgtgtgccaaatcGCTGTCCCTGGGCCCCTTCCTTTCTCAATGCTTCCTCAGTCAGCTTCCAGAATTGGTACTTCGTGAGGGGGGAGCTGTCCCTGTGAATAAACAAGTATCCCGGCTCCGCCCCTCTCTTAGTTAGGTATTCCTCCATAGCCCGCACCGGGCACAAACCTACATCATGACATGGGGCCAACGTCACCCAGgcccctttcccccattggtcTGTCTTGGACCGGCGTATATGCAGCCGCATGGCGCCGTCCTCGTTCTGAACGTCGGCCATCTGCAATGCAGCTCTGGACCGATCACCCTTCCCTCCAGCAACTACTTCGCTGATTCTGAGGGCTGCAAAGAACATTACCAACGCTGCTGCCCGGAACAGGCTCACCTCGTATTCGTCCCGACAGATGGTTCCCAACTGGTGGCCCATTCCCTTCAGGAGCTCCAGAGATATTGGCGCCCTGGTATCCATGGCCCTGCCCCTCTCTTTGTACAAACCTTCAATCATCTTTCTTATGCGAAAATCGGAAGAGAAATTAGGGAAGCCCCTAGCCTTGGCCTGAAAAGCCAATGCTGAAAGCCTGCCCTGTATTGTTCCCGGGGCCAGGCCTTGTCTGTGCAGGCTAATGATAAATTGTTGTAAATGGTCGACTGGGACAGGCCAAATTTGGTCCAAGCCCACTGACTCTCTAATTTATGGAATTCTTTACTCACTGCTGAGTACCCTCTCCTTGTCCTGGGTGCCAGGGCCATGTTTATCACCCTCTCCGCGTCTTCATGCCAATTGACCAAACCTCCTGAGGAAGAATCTCCGGATCCGCGCTGGCCCGTGGGTCCAGCTCCCTGAACCGTTGCATCTGTTGGCGTGACAAGGCATCCGCTATGCGGTTATCAATGCCAGGGACGTGCCTGGCCTGTATTAATATGTTGAACTTCAATGCCCGCAACGTGAACGCCCTCACCAAGGCCATGACTCGCTCAGACCGGGAAGTTTGGTTGTTAACTACGTGCACTActgcctggttgtcacacca from the Pogona vitticeps strain Pit_001003342236 chromosome 3, PviZW2.1, whole genome shotgun sequence genome contains:
- the LOC144583025 gene encoding uncharacterized protein LOC144583025 isoform X2 is translated as MAARKGQGTTQRGKQRARKRPVPELSPPQSSSVEESWPIWQKLQQRMDALGGARAGQAPAAQGGRQPRRSTRDARGHRRAKLRALAQDIHNKLAVLEAELQTDDASEDATAPSERSTETEVPTASESEASSAAARGSNGAPGGGNIVETPTLQGSGAPQVRRRSHIIIIGHSFVFWAGRYAATSPWGSNLGLDDRALVEWKGCRGMLCSQLCRAAAFGRQPPDVLLIHLGGNDLAQYPGKALISDVVRDLSWLRRTYPEMRLVWSTIIPCWIWKRARHFWSVNKARRSVNREVGRAVCGSLGQVIGHHRIRLDRPELYRPDGVHLSEQGLDVGNSRLFPLLWRVVRIQRYWILFYGVVATNSSASGPVACPGRQPWCWKVKMRWGRYRTRERYRENKGVRGNSETVSYSMLITKGITEA